Proteins from a genomic interval of Arachis hypogaea cultivar Tifrunner chromosome 10, arahy.Tifrunner.gnm2.J5K5, whole genome shotgun sequence:
- the LOC112716077 gene encoding protein BIG GRAIN 1-like B: protein MPLYKVQLFLSCPLTTTNTIFPLSSSNMNTLTQHHSQYPSFSSTLLDKIYRSIDEGQTTHTTPIHSKVTTTTTTTRHHRHHLHHNNFNTSSESTSSSSGGLSSSSSCFARSRPKPVRTTTSIDDGEEVFIKSKSRALKIYNNLKKVKQPISPGGRLTTFLNSLFNTAANSKKTTKPASSSSSYYDATAHTKASSTCSSASSFSRSCLSKTTSSSSRDNNNNNGVKRTVRFYPVSVIVGEDSRPCGHKCLYEEEQVSVSVPTAWKIGRSSSKKSDKELKFPAMEKRDFDEDDDEDDDAASDSSSDLFELDHLAVIGNHRHHHRYCEELPVYETTHVTTNRAIANGLLM, encoded by the coding sequence ATGCCCCTATATAAAGTGCAACTCTTCCTCTCATGCCCCCTAACTACAACAAACACCATCTTTCCCTTGTCTTCTTCAAATATGAACACGCTCACACAACACCACTCTCAATACCCCTCTTTCTCTTCCACCCTCCTCGATAAGATTTACCGCTCCATTGACGAAGGACAAACCACCCACACCACACCCATTCACAGCAAggttacaacaacaacaacaacaacgcgTCACCATCGTCATCATCTTCATCACAACAACTTCAACACTTCTTCTGAATCTACTAGTTCTAGCTCAGGAGGCttgtcttcttcctcctcctgctTCGCGCGTTCCAGGCCTAAGCCTGTCAGAACAACCACCTCCATCGATGATGGTGAAGAGGTCTTCATCAAGTCCAAATCCAGGGCCCTCAAAATCTACAACAACCTCAAGAAGGTGAAGCAGCCAATTTCACCCGGTGGAAGGCTCACCACTTTTCTCAATTCTCTCTTCAACACAGCAGCCAATTCCAAGAAAACTACCAAacccgcttcttcttcttcttcttactatGATGCCACCGCACACACAAAAGCTTCTTCCACGTGTTCCTCTGCCTCCTCCTTCTCGCGCTCTTGTTTGAGCAAGACTACTTCATCTTCCTCCagagacaacaacaacaataatggtgtcAAGAGAACGGTCAGATTCTACCCCGTGAGTGTGATCGTCGGTGAAGATAGCAGGCCCTGTGGCCACAAATGCTTGTACGAAGAAGAACAAGTGTCTGTGTCGGTTCCCACAGCATGGAAGATTGGACGCTCATCTTCAAAGAAGAGCGACAAAGAGCTCAAGTTTCCGGCTATGGAAAAGAGAGATTTTGAcgaagatgatgatgaggatgatgatgctGCAAGTGATTCAAGTTCTGATCTTTTTGAACTCGATCACCTAGCGGTAATTGGgaatcatcgtcatcatcatagGTACTGTGAGGAGCTTCCGGTTTATGAGACCACTCATGTTACTACTAATCGCGCCATTGCTAATGGCCTCTTAATGTAG